The DNA window GCCGCTCCGAGTCCGGTCGGCGCGGGCCCCACCAGCGGCACCCGCTCGGACGTCGCCCCGAGCGGCGCGGGCCCGGCCACACCTGGTCCGGCGAGGTCCGGATCCTCGGGCAGACGACGCGGCCCGGCGGGCGGGGGCGGCGTGGCGGCCGGCCCGGCCGGAACGGCGGGCAGCCAGCCACCGACCCGGATTCCGGACTGCGTGCTGTCGTCCTCAGCCAACGCCCCTCCCTCGGCCGCAGGCGCGGGCGGCCCGTCACCATGGCTCGCCGCAGGGCAGGATGACACATGCTTCGATCTTCGAAAAGCCGTCGGAGCGGGACAGATTTTCCACCGGTCGCTCCGGGCGCGTCACGTCGAGAAGAAACGGAGCGTCGAAACCGATATATCTCAGCGTCATCGCCGTGACTCCCGGGTATGCCGCTCGCGAGTGACTCAGCCCAGGATCTCGTTACCGAGCGTGACGGGAGGTTCCGTGGCGCACCGGGCCCCGCGCGTCAGCCGACCTGAAATCCGAGCGCCTGGGCGAGCGAGACGGCCTGCTCGACGTCGACCCGCGCCCCGGCGCGCTCGACGGCGGTCGGGTCGAGCGTGGACAGGTCGCTGCCGCGCAGGTCGGCACGGGTCAGCTTGGCGCCGCGCAGGTGGGCGCCGGACAGGTCGACCCCGGTGAGCACCGCACCGGTGAGGTCGGCGCCGGCCAGGTCGACCTCGCGCATCCGCACGCCGGTGATGCGCGCCCCGCGCAGGTCGGCGCCGGGCAGGGCGACGAAGGACCAGTCGCCCCGGTCGATCCGCAGCGGTCGCGTGTCGCACCTGTCGAAGCTGCTGCCGACCAGCTTGCAGCCGGTGAACTCGGCCTCGAAGAGGTTGCAGCGGGTGAACGTGCAGCGGGTGAACGCCGAGTCGGTGTGCCGGGAGGCGTTGAACGCCACGTTGCCGAAGACGCACTCGGTGAAGATCGCGCCCCGGCTGACCGCCTCGGTCAGGTCGACCTGGAGGAACTCGCAGCGCACGAAGTGCCTGTCGACCAGTTCTTCGGCGTACCAGTCCTGGTCGCGGTAGGTGACGTCCTCGGCGAGCTCCGGCATGCCGCCGACACTAGTGTGTCCGGCGGACACTTCCGGCTCGCCGTACCGGCGGGTAGGTTCGCGGGCGTGAGCGTCGCAGTGAGCACCGACCCCGGCCGTCTCGGCTTCGATCCCGCCCGGTTGGCGCGGATCGACGAGCACTTCGCCCGCTACGTCGACGACGGTCGGCTCGCCGGGTGGCAGGTCGTGGTGACCCGCCGGGGCGAGGTCGCCCACTCCTCGACGTACGGGCAGCGCGACCGGGAGGCCGGTACGCCGGTCGAGGCGGACACGCTCTGGCGCATCTACTCGATGACCAAGCCGATCACCTCGGTCGCCGCGATGATGCTCTGGGAGGAGGGCCGGTTCGAGCTGAACGACCCGGTCGGTCGCTGGCTGCCGGAGTTCGCCGACGTCCGGGTCTACGACCGGGGCTCGGTGCTCAAGCCGTACACCGTGCCGGCGACCGAGCCGATCCGCGTCTGGCACCTGCTCACCCACACCGCCGGCCTGACGTACGGCTTCGCCCAGGTCTCGGTGGTCGACGGCCTCTACCGGGCGGCCGGCTTCGACCTGGGCGTGCCGCCGGGCACGGACCTCGCCGCGGCCTCGACCGGCCTGGCCCGGCTGCCGCTGCTGTTCCAGCCCGGGACGAGCTGGAACTACGGCGTCTCCACCGACGTGCTGGGCCGGCTGGTCGAGGTGATCTCCGGGCAGTCGCTCGCCGTGTTCTTCACCGAGCGGATCCTGCGCCCGCTCGGGATGACCGACACCCGCTGGTGGGTGGACCCGGCGGACGCCAAGCGACTGGCCGCGCTCTACGCCCCGCACCCGGCGACCGGCCAGGCGGTCCGCGCCGACAAGATCGGCCGGAGCGCGCTGGCGGAGCCGAGCTGGCACTCCGGCGGCGGCGGGCTGGTCTCCACCGCCGCCGACTACCACCGCTTCACCCAGTTCCTGCTGCGCGGCGGCGAGCTGGACGGGGTGCGCCTGCTCGGCCCCCGCACGCTGCGCTTCATGACCCGCAACCACCTGCCCGACGGCCGGGACCTCGCCTCCTTCTCCCCCGAGGGGTTCAGCGAGACCGTGCTCGACGGGATCGGCTTCGGGCTGGGCTTCGCGGTGGTGCTGGACCCGGTTCCGTCGCGGGTGCCCAGCAGCGTGGGCGAGTACTACTGGGGCGGCATGGCCAGCACCGCGTTCTGGGTGGACCCGGTGGAGGATGTCACCGCGCTGCTCTTCACCCAGCTCATGCCGTCGAGCACCTACCCGCTGCGC is part of the Micromonospora sp. WMMD980 genome and encodes:
- a CDS encoding serine hydrolase domain-containing protein: MSVAVSTDPGRLGFDPARLARIDEHFARYVDDGRLAGWQVVVTRRGEVAHSSTYGQRDREAGTPVEADTLWRIYSMTKPITSVAAMMLWEEGRFELNDPVGRWLPEFADVRVYDRGSVLKPYTVPATEPIRVWHLLTHTAGLTYGFAQVSVVDGLYRAAGFDLGVPPGTDLAAASTGLARLPLLFQPGTSWNYGVSTDVLGRLVEVISGQSLAVFFTERILRPLGMTDTRWWVDPADAKRLAALYAPHPATGQAVRADKIGRSALAEPSWHSGGGGLVSTAADYHRFTQFLLRGGELDGVRLLGPRTLRFMTRNHLPDGRDLASFSPEGFSETVLDGIGFGLGFAVVLDPVPSRVPSSVGEYYWGGMASTAFWVDPVEDVTALLFTQLMPSSTYPLRSQLRQLVYSALVD
- a CDS encoding pentapeptide repeat-containing protein, which encodes MPELAEDVTYRDQDWYAEELVDRHFVRCEFLQVDLTEAVSRGAIFTECVFGNVAFNASRHTDSAFTRCTFTRCNLFEAEFTGCKLVGSSFDRCDTRPLRIDRGDWSFVALPGADLRGARITGVRMREVDLAGADLTGAVLTGVDLSGAHLRGAKLTRADLRGSDLSTLDPTAVERAGARVDVEQAVSLAQALGFQVG